Proteins encoded together in one Triticum dicoccoides isolate Atlit2015 ecotype Zavitan chromosome 7B, WEW_v2.0, whole genome shotgun sequence window:
- the LOC119337006 gene encoding putative aldehyde oxidase-like protein isoform X1: protein MGSTRLEKVVFALNGRRYEVAGADVHPGTTLLEFIRTRTPFTGTKLGCGEGGCGACVVLIATYNPTKDEVTEFSASSCLTLLYNINLCSVITTEGLGNTKDGFHSIQKRMSGFHASQCGFCTPGMCMSIFTSLANADKSNKPEPQKGFSKLTVSEAERAFSGNMCRCTGYRPIVDACKSFASDVDLEDLGLNIFWKKGDKHADVSKLPAYTLGGGVCTFPDFLKSEIKSSLHHLNDDSDVMVSREGWYHPKSIEQYYDLLNSGLFSDCTVKVVVANTSSGVKGYKDQDLYNKYIDIGDIPELSAIWMEDSGIEIGAATPISKTIEILEQEARSKSCPNGSVVFRKLADHMSKVATPFVRNTASIGGNIILAQKYPFPSDIATILLGAASTVRLQVYSETLEVTLEEFLEQPPSDPSTLLLSIFIPHWASDSQKESKVIFETYRAAPRPLGNAVSYINSAMLGHVSLNESSGDLVLSNLHMAFGAYGTKHAIRATKVEQHLNGKVLTPFVVLEAVRLLRETIVPIEGTSHAEYRVSVAVAFLFSFLSPFAKGIKGPGKTPSIGSASSLDTDDPCNLPLSSRRETISSDDQKPVGEPIKKYAVELQASGEAVYVDDIPAPKNCLYGEFIYSTQPLAYVKNIKFKPSLATEKVLTVVSAKDIPSGGQNIGSSFMFGDEPLFGSPVAEYAGQALGVVIAETQRYANLAGKHVVVEYDTKGLKPPILTVEQAVQNNSYFEVPPGKYPKQVGDFSKGMAQADHKILSTEVKLASQYYFYMETQTALAVPDEDNTIVVYSSSQYPELAQNVIARCLGIPFSNVRVITRRVGGGFGGKAFRSFTVATAAALCAFKLRRPVRMYLNRSTDMIMIGGRHPIKAYYTVGFKSNGRITALHLDILINAGISPDASPLMPDTMMSGLKKYNWGALSFDIKVCKTNTTSKSVMRAPGDTQGSFIAEAIIEHVASVLSLDANVVRQKNFHTYDSLVLFYPESAGEASTYTLHSIFNRLLTTSSYLHRAESIKHFNNRNKWRKRGISCAPLIFKVAPRPAPGRVSVLNDGSIVVEVGGVEVGQGLWTKVQQMTVFALGQLWPDGSECLLDRVRLLQADTLNLIQGGLTAGSTSSESSCAATLEACNMLVDRLKPVMKKLRQQSAGAVSWDALIAQAITDNVNLSSSAYWVPAQESSTYLNYGAAISEVEIDVLTGAITLLRSDLVYDCGKSLNPAVDLGQIEGSFIQGIGFFINEEHETNADGLVVSDSTWVYKIPSVDTIPKQFNAEVLNTGYHKNRVLSSKASGEPAVVLAASVHCAVREAIRAARKEFGSSELIFQLDVPAPMTHVKEMCGLDIVDKYLESLSAHQSRAAAA from the exons ATGGGGTCGACGAGGCTGGAGAAGGTGGTGTTCGCGCTCAACGGGCGGCGGTACGAGGTGGCCGGCGCCGACGTGCACCCCGGCACCACGCTGCTCGAGTTCATCCGCACCCGGACACCATTCACCGGAACCAAGCTCGGCTGCGGCGAAG GTGGATGTGGAGCTTGTGTAGTCCTTATAGCAACTTACAATCCAACAAAAGATGAGGTGACTGAATTCTCTGCAAGTTCATGCCTGACTCTGCTCTACAACATAAATCTCTGCTCAGTCATCACCACCGAAGGCCTGGGAAATACCAAAGATGGTTTCCATTCTATCCAGAAGAGGATGTCTGGGTTCCATGCTTCCCAGTGTGGCTTCTGCACTCCTGGCATGTGCATGTCTATTTTCACCTCTCTTGCCAATGCCGACAAATCCAACAAGCCTGAGCCACAAAAAGGGTTCTCAAAGCTGACGGTGTCTGAAGCAGAAAGGGCGTTCTCAGGCAACATGTGTAGATGTACCGGTTACCGGCCAATTGTCGACGCCTGCAAAAGTTTTGCTTCAGATGTCGACCTGGAGGATTTGGGCCTGAATATATTCTGGAAGAAAGGCGATAAGCACGCTGACGTTAGCAAGTTGCCAGCTTACACGCTTGGCGGCGGAGTCTGCACTTTCCCGGACTTCCTGAAATCCGAGATAAAATCTTCGCTTCATCATCTAAATGATGATTCGGATGTTATGGTCTCCAGGGAGGGTTGGTATCATCCTAAAAGCATTGAGCAATATTATGATTTGCTGAACTCTGGCTTGTTCAGTGACTGCACAGTTAAAGTGGTTGTCGCAAACACAAGTTCTGGTGTAAAGGGATACAAGGACCAGGATCTATATAACAAGTATATTGACATCGGTGACATTCCAGAGCTTTCAGCTATTTGGATGGAAGACAGTGGCATTGAAATTGGAGCAGCTACACCAATTTCTAAGACCATCGAGATACTTGAGCAAGAAGCCAGGTCTAAATCATGTCCAAATGGAAGTGTGGTTTTCAGAAAACTCGCCGACCACATGAGCAAGGTGGCCACACCTTTTGTCCGTAACACAGCAAGCATTGGTGGGAACATAATTCTAGCACAGAAATACCCTTTTCCCTCGGACATTGCGACCATACTTCTCGGTGCTGCTTCAACTGTTCGTCTTCAAGTTTATTCAGAAACACTAGAGGTTACTTTGGAAGAGTTTCTGGAGCAGCCTCCTAGTGATCCCAGTACATTGCTCCTGAGCATATTTATTCCACATTGGGCTTCAGATTCTCAGAAAGAAAGTAAGGTGATCTTCGAAACTTACCGAGCAGCGCCGCGCCCTCTTGGCAATGCTGTTTCATATATTAACTCTGCTATGCTGGGCCATGTCTCCCTGAATGAATCATCTGGTGATCTTGTGTTGAGTAACCTACACATGGCCTTTGGTGCCTATGGGACAAAACATGCTATTAGAGCAACAAAAGTTGAACAACACCTGAACGGAAAAGTTCTCACTCCATTTGTTGTGCTTGAAGCAGTTCGGTTACTTAGAGAAACAATTGTACCAATAGAAGGAACATCACATGCTGAATACAGAGTCAGTGTGGCTGTTGCATTCCTCTTCAGTTTCCTGTCTCCATTTGCTAAAGGAATCAAAGGGCCTGGAAAAACTCCGAGCATTGGTTCTGCTAGTTCTTTAGATACAGATGATCCCTGTAATCTTCCATTGTCTTCACGTCGAGAAACAATTTCCAGCGATGATCAGAAACCAGTTGGCGAGCCAATTAAAAAGTACGCAGTTGAGCTTCAAGCTTCTG GGGAGGCAGTATATGTAGATGATATCCCTGCTCCAAAAAATTGCCTCTATGGAGAGTTTATTTACAGCACACAACCTCTTGCATATGTCAAGAATATCAAATTCAAGCCGTCTTTAGCAACAGAGAAGGTCCTCACGGTTGTTTCCGCGAAGGATATTCCAAGTGGAGGGCAAAATATTGGATCAAGCTTCATGTTTGGGGACGAACCACTTTTTGGTTCTCCTGTAGCTGAGTATGCTGGGCAAGCCCTTGGTGTCGTG ATTGCAGAGACTCAGAGATATGCCAACTTGGCAGGCAAACATGTCGTTGTTGAATATGACACAAAAGGTTTGAAGCCACCCATCTTAACTGTAGAACAGGCAGTACAGAACAATAGTTATTTCGAAGTTCCTCCTGGGAAGTATCCAAAACAAGTCGGTGATTTCTCGAAGGGCATGGCACAAGCTGATCACAAGATCCTCTCAACAGAA GTGAAACTTGCCTCTCAGTACTACTtctacatggaaacacaaacagcaCTGGCGGTTCCAGATGAAGATAACACTATTGTGGTCTACAGTTCATCACAATACCCTGAGCTTGCACAGAATGTCATAGCGAGGTGCCTTGGCATTCCATTCAGCAATGTGCGTGTCATTACAAGAAGGGTTGGAGGAGGCTTTGGTGGGAAGGCATTCAGATCATTCACT GTAGCAACTGCAGCTGCACTTTGTGCCTTCAAGTTACGTCGTCCAGTGCGGATGTATCTCAACCGCAGTACTGACATGATCATGATCGGTGGTCGGCACCCCATAAAAGCATATTACACTGTTGGTTTCAAGTCCAATGGGAGAATCACAGCCTTGCACCTTGACATTCTCATCAACGCTGGGATTTCTCCAGATGCGAGCCCCCTAATGCCTGACACTATGATGTCAGGCCTGAAGAAATACAACTGGGGTGCTCTCTCGTTTGACATCAAGGTCTGTAAGACAAACACCACATCCAAGTCAGTAATGCGTGCTCCTGGAGATACGCAAGGCTCTTTTATTGCTGAAGCCATCATCGAGCATGTCGCTTCAGTGCTGTCGCTTGATGCTAATGTTGTCAGGCAGAAGAATTTCCACACCTATGACAGTCTTGTGTTGTTCTATCCAGAAAGCGCAGGTGAAGCATCGACGTACACATTGCATTCTATTTTCAATAGATTACTCACGACGTCAAGCTACCTGCATCGAGCTGAATCCATCAAGCATTTTAACAACCGCAACAAGTGGCGGAAGAGGGGTATCTCTTGTGCGCCCCTCATCTTCAAGGTGGCACCAAGGCCAGCTCCTGGAAGAGTTTCTGTGCTCAACGATGGTTCCATTGTGGTCGAGGTTGGAGGTGTTGAGGTTGGGCAGGGACTGTGGACCAAAGTACAGCAGATGACGGTTTTCGCGTTGGGACAGTTATGGCCTGATGGATCTGAATGCCTTCTTGATAGAGTGCGTCTTCTTCAGGCTGACACGCTGAACTTGATCCAAGGTGGACTCACTGCTGGCAGCACTTCGTCTGAATCTAGCTGTGCAGCAACCCTTGAGGCCTGTAACATGCTGGTTGACAGATTAAAGCCAGTCATGAAGAAGCTCAGGCAGCAATCCGCTGGCGCTGTTTCATGGGATGCTTTGATTGCTCag GCCATTACGGATAATGTTAATTTGTCCTCAAGTGCATACTGGGTACCTGCTCAAGAATCGAGCACCTATCTGAACTATGGAGCTGCTATAAGTGAG GTAGAGATTGATGTTCTTACAGGAGCTATTACTTTACTACGGAGCGACCTTGTGTATGACTGTGGAAAGAGCTTGAACCCTGCAGTGGACTTGGGCCAG ATTGAAGGGTCCTTCATACAAGGAATTGGTTTCTTCATAAACGAAGAACATGAAACAAATGCCGATGGACTGGTTGTGAGTGACAGCACATGGGTCTACAAGATCCCGAGCGTGGACACCATCCCGAAGCAGTTCAACGCCGAGGTGCTCAACACTGGGTACCATAAGAACCGTGTTCTTTCGTCAAAAG cctctggggAGCCCGCCGTGGTTCTCGCAGCGTCGGTCCATTGCGCGGTGAGAGAAGCCATCCGAGCGGCGAGGAAGGAGTTTGGAAGCTCAGAGCTCATTTTCCAGCTCGACGTCCCAGCTCCGATGACGCATGTGAAGGAAATGTGTGGTTTGGACATCGTGGATAAGTACTTGGAAAGCCTATCTGCACATCAGTCTCGAGCTGCGGCAGCGTAA
- the LOC119337006 gene encoding putative aldehyde oxidase-like protein isoform X2 translates to MGSTRLEKVVFALNGRRYEVAAGDVHPGTTLLEFIRTRTPFTGTKLSCGEGGCGACVVLIATYNPTKDEVTEFSASSCLTLLYNINLCSVITTEGLGNTKDGFHSIQKRMSGFHASQCGFCTPGMCMSIFTSLANADKSNKPEPQKGFSKLTVSEAERAFSGNMCRCTGYRPIVDACKSFASDVDLEDLGLNIFWKKGDKHADVSKLPAYTLGGGVCTFPDFLKSEIKSSLHHLNDDSDVMVSREGWYHPKSIEQYYDLLNSGLFSDCTVKVVVANTSSGVKGYKDQDLYNKYIDIGDIPELSAIWMEDSGIEIGAATPISKTIEILEQEARSKSCPNGSVVFRKLADHMSKVATPFVRNTASIGGNIILAQKYPFPSDIATILLGAASTVRLQVYSETLEVTLEEFLEQPPSDPSTLLLSIFIPHWASDSQKESKVIFETYRAAPRPLGNAVSYINSAMLGHVSLNESSGDLVLSNLHMAFGAYGTKHAIRATKVEQHLNGKVLTPFVVLEAVRLLRETIVPIEGTSHAEYRVSVAVAFLFSFLSPFAKGIKGPGKTPSIGSASSLDTDDPCNLPLSSRRETISSDDQKPVGEPIKKYAVELQASGEAVYVDDIPAPKNCLYGEFIYSTQPLAYVKNIKFKPSLATEKVLTVVSAKDIPSGGQNIGSSFMFGDEPLFGSPVAEYAGQALGVVIAETQRYANLAGKHVVVEYDTKGLKPPILTVEQAVQNNSYFEVPPGKYPKQVGDFSKGMAQADHKILSTEVKLASQYYFYMETQTALAVPDEDNTIVVYSSSQYPELAQNVIARCLGIPFSNVRVITRRVGGGFGGKAFRSFTVATAAALCAFKLRRPVRMYLNRSTDMIMIGGRHPIKAYYTVGFKSNGRITALHLDILINAGISPDASPLMPDTMMSGLKKYNWGALSFDIKVCKTNTTSKSVMRAPGDTQGSFIAEAIIEHVASVLSLDANVVRQKNFHTYDSLVLFYPESAGEASTYTLHSIFNRLLTTSSYLHRAESIKHFNNRNKWRKRGISCAPLIFKVAPRPAPGRVSVLNDGSIVVEVGGVEVGQGLWTKVQQMTVFALGQLWPDGSECLLDRVRLLQADTLNLIQGGLTAGSTSSESSCAATLEACNMLVDRLKPVMKKLRQQSAGAVSWDALIAQAITDNVNLSSSAYWVPAQESSTYLNYGAAISEVEIDVLTGAITLLRSDLVYDCGKSLNPAVDLGQIEGSFIQGIGFFINEEHETNADGLVVSDSTWVYKIPSVDTIPKQFNAEVLNTGYHKNRVLSSKASGEPAVVLAASVHCAVREAIRAARKEFGSSELIFQLDVPAPMTHVKEMCGLDIVDKYLESLSAHQSRAAAA, encoded by the exons ATGGGGTCGACGAGGCTGGAGAAGGTGGTGTTCGCGCTCAACGGGCGGCGGTACGAGGTGGCCGCCGGCGACGTGCACCCCGGCACCACGCTGCTCGAGTTCATCCGCACCCGGACGCCATTCACCGGCACCAAGCTTAGCTGCGGCGAAG GTGGATGTGGAGCTTGTGTAGTCCTTATAGCAACTTACAATCCAACAAAAGATGAGGTGACTGAATTCTCTGCAAGTTCATGCCTGACTCTGCTCTACAACATAAATCTCTGCTCAGTCATCACCACCGAAGGCCTGGGAAATACCAAAGATGGTTTCCATTCTATCCAGAAGAGGATGTCTGGGTTCCATGCTTCCCAGTGTGGCTTCTGCACTCCTGGCATGTGCATGTCTATTTTCACCTCTCTTGCCAATGCCGACAAATCCAACAAGCCTGAGCCACAAAAAGGGTTCTCAAAGCTGACGGTGTCTGAAGCAGAAAGGGCGTTCTCAGGCAACATGTGTAGATGTACCGGTTACCGGCCAATTGTCGACGCCTGCAAAAGTTTTGCTTCAGATGTCGACCTGGAGGATTTGGGCCTGAATATATTCTGGAAGAAAGGCGATAAGCACGCTGACGTTAGCAAGTTGCCAGCTTACACGCTTGGCGGCGGAGTCTGCACTTTCCCGGACTTCCTGAAATCCGAGATAAAATCTTCGCTTCATCATCTAAATGATGATTCGGATGTTATGGTCTCCAGGGAGGGTTGGTATCATCCTAAAAGCATTGAGCAATATTATGATTTGCTGAACTCTGGCTTGTTCAGTGACTGCACAGTTAAAGTGGTTGTCGCAAACACAAGTTCTGGTGTAAAGGGATACAAGGACCAGGATCTATATAACAAGTATATTGACATCGGTGACATTCCAGAGCTTTCAGCTATTTGGATGGAAGACAGTGGCATTGAAATTGGAGCAGCTACACCAATTTCTAAGACCATCGAGATACTTGAGCAAGAAGCCAGGTCTAAATCATGTCCAAATGGAAGTGTGGTTTTCAGAAAACTCGCCGACCACATGAGCAAGGTGGCCACACCTTTTGTCCGTAACACAGCAAGCATTGGTGGGAACATAATTCTAGCACAGAAATACCCTTTTCCCTCGGACATTGCGACCATACTTCTCGGTGCTGCTTCAACTGTTCGTCTTCAAGTTTATTCAGAAACACTAGAGGTTACTTTGGAAGAGTTTCTGGAGCAGCCTCCTAGTGATCCCAGTACATTGCTCCTGAGCATATTTATTCCACATTGGGCTTCAGATTCTCAGAAAGAAAGTAAGGTGATCTTCGAAACTTACCGAGCAGCGCCGCGCCCTCTTGGCAATGCTGTTTCATATATTAACTCTGCTATGCTGGGCCATGTCTCCCTGAATGAATCATCTGGTGATCTTGTGTTGAGTAACCTACACATGGCCTTTGGTGCCTATGGGACAAAACATGCTATTAGAGCAACAAAAGTTGAACAACACCTGAACGGAAAAGTTCTCACTCCATTTGTTGTGCTTGAAGCAGTTCGGTTACTTAGAGAAACAATTGTACCAATAGAAGGAACATCACATGCTGAATACAGAGTCAGTGTGGCTGTTGCATTCCTCTTCAGTTTCCTGTCTCCATTTGCTAAAGGAATCAAAGGGCCTGGAAAAACTCCGAGCATTGGTTCTGCTAGTTCTTTAGATACAGATGATCCCTGTAATCTTCCATTGTCTTCACGTCGAGAAACAATTTCCAGCGATGATCAGAAACCAGTTGGCGAGCCAATTAAAAAGTACGCAGTTGAGCTTCAAGCTTCTG GGGAGGCAGTATATGTAGATGATATCCCTGCTCCAAAAAATTGCCTCTATGGAGAGTTTATTTACAGCACACAACCTCTTGCATATGTCAAGAATATCAAATTCAAGCCGTCTTTAGCAACAGAGAAGGTCCTCACGGTTGTTTCCGCGAAGGATATTCCAAGTGGAGGGCAAAATATTGGATCAAGCTTCATGTTTGGGGACGAACCACTTTTTGGTTCTCCTGTAGCTGAGTATGCTGGGCAAGCCCTTGGTGTCGTG ATTGCAGAGACTCAGAGATATGCCAACTTGGCAGGCAAACATGTCGTTGTTGAATATGACACAAAAGGTTTGAAGCCACCCATCTTAACTGTAGAACAGGCAGTACAGAACAATAGTTATTTCGAAGTTCCTCCTGGGAAGTATCCAAAACAAGTCGGTGATTTCTCGAAGGGCATGGCACAAGCTGATCACAAGATCCTCTCAACAGAA GTGAAACTTGCCTCTCAGTACTACTtctacatggaaacacaaacagcaCTGGCGGTTCCAGATGAAGATAACACTATTGTGGTCTACAGTTCATCACAATACCCTGAGCTTGCACAGAATGTCATAGCGAGGTGCCTTGGCATTCCATTCAGCAATGTGCGTGTCATTACAAGAAGGGTTGGAGGAGGCTTTGGTGGGAAGGCATTCAGATCATTCACT GTAGCAACTGCAGCTGCACTTTGTGCCTTCAAGTTACGTCGTCCAGTGCGGATGTATCTCAACCGCAGTACTGACATGATCATGATCGGTGGTCGGCACCCCATAAAAGCATATTACACTGTTGGTTTCAAGTCCAATGGGAGAATCACAGCCTTGCACCTTGACATTCTCATCAACGCTGGGATTTCTCCAGATGCGAGCCCCCTAATGCCTGACACTATGATGTCAGGCCTGAAGAAATACAACTGGGGTGCTCTCTCGTTTGACATCAAGGTCTGTAAGACAAACACCACATCCAAGTCAGTAATGCGTGCTCCTGGAGATACGCAAGGCTCTTTTATTGCTGAAGCCATCATCGAGCATGTCGCTTCAGTGCTGTCGCTTGATGCTAATGTTGTCAGGCAGAAGAATTTCCACACCTATGACAGTCTTGTGTTGTTCTATCCAGAAAGCGCAGGTGAAGCATCGACGTACACATTGCATTCTATTTTCAATAGATTACTCACGACGTCAAGCTACCTGCATCGAGCTGAATCCATCAAGCATTTTAACAACCGCAACAAGTGGCGGAAGAGGGGTATCTCTTGTGCGCCCCTCATCTTCAAGGTGGCACCAAGGCCAGCTCCTGGAAGAGTTTCTGTGCTCAACGATGGTTCCATTGTGGTCGAGGTTGGAGGTGTTGAGGTTGGGCAGGGACTGTGGACCAAAGTACAGCAGATGACGGTTTTCGCGTTGGGACAGTTATGGCCTGATGGATCTGAATGCCTTCTTGATAGAGTGCGTCTTCTTCAGGCTGACACGCTGAACTTGATCCAAGGTGGACTCACTGCTGGCAGCACTTCGTCTGAATCTAGCTGTGCAGCAACCCTTGAGGCCTGTAACATGCTGGTTGACAGATTAAAGCCAGTCATGAAGAAGCTCAGGCAGCAATCCGCTGGCGCTGTTTCATGGGATGCTTTGATTGCTCag GCCATTACGGATAATGTTAATTTGTCCTCAAGTGCATACTGGGTACCTGCTCAAGAATCGAGCACCTATCTGAACTATGGAGCTGCTATAAGTGAG GTAGAGATTGATGTTCTTACAGGAGCTATTACTTTACTACGGAGCGACCTTGTGTATGACTGTGGAAAGAGCTTGAACCCTGCAGTGGACTTGGGCCAG ATTGAAGGGTCCTTCATACAAGGAATTGGTTTCTTCATAAACGAAGAACATGAAACAAATGCCGATGGACTGGTTGTGAGTGACAGCACATGGGTCTACAAGATCCCGAGCGTGGACACCATCCCGAAGCAGTTCAACGCCGAGGTGCTCAACACTGGGTACCATAAGAACCGTGTTCTTTCGTCAAAAG cctctggggAGCCCGCCGTGGTTCTCGCAGCGTCGGTCCATTGCGCGGTGAGAGAAGCCATCCGAGCGGCGAGGAAGGAGTTTGGAAGCTCAGAGCTCATTTTCCAGCTCGACGTCCCAGCTCCGATGACGCATGTGAAGGAAATGTGTGGTTTGGACATCGTGGATAAGTACTTGGAAAGCCTATCTGCACATCAGTCTCGAGCTGCGGCAGCGTAA